CCAGCACGACCTGACGGAACAGCGCCTCGACAACTGGCTGGCGCAAATCAAGTCCACCATCCTGTAATGCCGCGCGGCAGCCTGTGCCGTGTGTCCTTTCATCCCACGTCATCCCTTCCCGGCCTGTTGCTCCGTCAGGGCAACGGCCGGGTCGCCCGCGCCCGCCAACGGCGTTTCCCATCGTCGTGCGTCAAAAACCTAATTACTTGATATTAAAAGACCAGCCAGATCGCCACCTCGATTGAACGTGATAAAAATCACACTTAACCGCCACATTCATCATCCTGTTCCGAAACGAGGAAGATTAACGCGCCGTTTTGCGATTAACTTAAGGCAACACACGAGGAACACGACATGAACGACACGGTGCTGACAATATGGCAACAGGCGAGGATCAGCCGCGATCCGCGTTTTGACGGCACCTTTTTCGTCGCCGTCAAATCCACCGGTATTTTCTGCCGCCCCATCTGCCCGGCGTCGTTGCCGCTGGAGAAGAACGTCGTTTACTACCGCACCCGCACCGAGGCGATTCAGGCCGGTTTTCGCCCCTGCCTGCGCTGCAAGCCGGAATACGCGCCGCGCTTTGCCGAACTGGACCGCAAACAGCTACTGCCGGTGCGCATCGCCGCCGCCATCGACAGCGGTGAACACCTGCTGTCGAAGGTGGAGCAGATTGCCGATGCCCACTTTCTCTCCAGCCGCTACCTGAACCGGTTGTTCCGCGAGCATTACGGCTGTTCGGTGAAGGAATACCAAAACATCGCGAAGATTTTTTTCGCCAAAAAGCTGTTCCAAAGCTCCAGCCTCAGCATCACCGATATCGCCGCATCGTGCGGATTCAGCGGCCTGAGCGGGTTTTATCAGCTTATCGACAAATACCTGAAAACCACGCCCAAACGGATGATGCTGTCGCCATCGGACAGCCGGAATAAGACCGAACACATCAGGCTGCGCCTGCCGGTCGGCGGGCGCTACCACTGGGATTATTTTCTGGCGTTCCAGTCGCGGCGGTTGATCGACGGCGTGGAATGGATCGAGGGCGCCACTTACGGCCGCCGCTTTAGCCTTAACGGCGAGAGGGGGTCGTTTCAGATACGTCCGGCGACGGGCGGGTTTGATGTGACGATCGCGCTAAGCCGCCTGACGCTGTTGTCGCAGGTGCTGGAGCGGATCCGCAACCTGTTCGATCTCAACGTCAATATCGAGGCGGTCGAGGATCAGTTGCGTCGAGCCTATCCGACATTGCCGATCGTCCCCGGCATCCGCATTCCCGGCGTGTTCTCACCGTTTGAAGCCGCTCTCCGCGCCGTTTGCGGTCAGCAGGTGAGCGTATCCGCCGCCACCACGCTGCTGAACCAGCTGGTGTCGCTCTGCGCGATTGAGGAAGACGGCCAGCGTTATTTCCCAACGCCGGATCGCATTACGCCAGAGGTTGTCGGCCAACTGCGCACCATGCAGTCGAAAAAAGCCACGCTGGTGAATATCGCCGACTGGTTCTGCCACCACGACCTCAGCGAGATCGACAGGCTCACCGAGGTCAAAGGCGTCGGTCGCTGGACGCTCGATTATTTGAAACTGCGTTCGCTCAACGATCCCGATATCTGGCTTGGCGGCGATCTCGGCATCCGCAACGCTTTGCGCCAGTTGGGTGACATCGACCCGCAGCGGGCGGCGCCGTGGAAAAGCTACCTCACGCTGCATCTGTGGAACACGCTGTAAACATGCGCTATCCGTGGAAAAAGCATGCTGTGGAAAAAAACATGCAGTGGAAAAAGCATTCGGTGGAAAAACATGTTGAGGAAGAACATTCAGTGAAAAAACAGACCGTGGAAACACGTTTTGTGGAGGAACACCCTGTGAAGATGGCGACGCAACAACTGGACTGCCCGAACGGTTTCCCCTGGCGCTACGCCGACGTCACCGCCGCTGACGGCTGCGTGACCAGCGTGCTGTTCAGCAACGAGAAAAAAACCGCCCGGCCGGATACCGTCACACAAACCTGCTGCCGGCAGTTGCAGGAATATTTCGCCGGCCAGCGCACCACCTTCGACCTGCCGCTGCATCAGGACGCCACGCCGTTCCGCCGGCAGGTCTACGCCCGGCTGCTGGATATCGGCTACGGCGTGACCCGTAGTTACCAGCACGTCGCCATCGCCGTCGGCAACCCCAAAGGGTCGCGGGCGGTAGGCATGGCGTCGTCCAAAAACCAGATTTCCATCATCGTGCCCTGCCACCGGGTGATCGCGACCTCCGGCGCGCTGACCGGTTACGCCGGCGGGCTGGCGACCAAACAGTGGCTACTGGCGCACGAACGGCGTCATGCCGTTAAGACGGCAGCAGCGTCTGCAACCACTGTCGCTGCTGCTGATGCTGACGCTGTAAGCGCAGGTAATCGCCCGCTTTAACCAGCGCCTCCGCTTCCGGCAGCGGCACGGCCGGACGAATCGCCTCACAGCGCAGCAGATGCAGGCCCAGTTCGGTCTCCACCGGTTCGCTCAGCTCCCCCACCGCCAGCGCAAACAGGCAACGCTCCAGCGCCGGAAACAACAGGCCGCGGCTGACCCAGCCCATCAGCCCCCCCTCCAACGCGGTCGGGCAGTGGGAATGGCGCTGCGCCAGCGACGCAAAGCCGTCCGGATCGGCACGCAACTGACGTAACATCCCCGCCACCTGTTGATCGACCGCCGGGCGGTTACCATCGACAGTCAGCAGTAGATGGCGGGTCAGCCGCTGCTCCGGTCGGCGGAAACGGTCGGCGTGCTGTCGATACCAGCGCCGAACCTCCGCCGGTTGCGGTTCGTCGGCCTGCGCGCCGACGCTCGCCAGTTGCAATTCCATCAACGAGTGATGCAGCACAATGGCCCGCTGCTCGTCGGCGGAAAACCCGGCGCTAACCAGCTCCTGCGCCAGCTGTTGCGCCACCTGCTGCAATTGCGCGCTTGTCGCGGTCAGCGACTGTTGGCAGGCCGCCGCCGCCACTGCCTGCTCCAGCGCCAGCTGGCGCAGCAGTTGACGCTCAAAACGCGGCAGCTCCGCCTCAGGTAGTTGCTCCGGTAGACAATGCCAACGGGTCTGCGCCAGCCGCAGGCGGCTAAAGCGCTGCCAGGCCGGCGGCGTCATGCTTTCTCGCCCGGTCATTCCGCCACCTCCAGGTTGTACAGCGCCGATACCGGCACCTGAAACTGCCGTTCGCCGAACAGCACGATGCAGCTGTCGCACCGCTCTCCCTGCGCGGTCGCCAGCACCTCGCCCTGCAGGCCCGCCGCCGCCACGATATCGCCGCCGATCGCCAGCGGCTGCACGCAGCGCACCCGGTCGCCGTACTGAAAATCCCCGGCCAGCCAGGGCCGATCGGCGTCGATCAGCTCTGACTCGCGGCAGCCGACGACCCGATCCCGATCGAGAAAATGCACCTGATAGATGATCTGATCCTGCAGAAATACCCCCCACTCGCGCACATACCCGACACTGCCGCGGCGCACCAGCAACTCACCGCGCGCCCGGCCGACGAACGTGCCGTCGTTACGCAGCGCGCGCACCACCCGCACGGCGTCACCGCACTCAAATTTCGGCGTCATCGCGACCTCCGCCCACCGATTGCTGATAACTCTCCGCCAGCAGCCGTCGTGCCAATTGCCAGTCGGCGTTCTGCACATCATCCAGCGCATTACGCAGCGGCACCGCCGCCATCAGCCGACGGCGAAACTCGCGCAGCACCGGCACCTGACACCGGCTTAGTCGGTCGGCGTCGTACGGCACCTCAAAAAAGGCAAAAAAAGCGTCGGCGCCCTGCAACGCCTGTACCCCCGGCAAACGGTAGAACCATTCCATCGTCTCACCCTCCCTGACAGCGCAACGCCCGTTCGTCGCCAAACAGATCCTGATAGATCTGCCGCAGCTCGCTATCCCGCGGGTTGCGCTTGCTGCTTTCGGCGAACAGCCGCACCGCGTCGAGCAGCGCGTCGACCTGTTGTGCCTCCAGCCCGTAGCCCAAGCGGGCGAACACGCCGCCCACCGCCTGACGGCCGGAGTGTTTGCCCAGCACCAGCCGGAACTCCCGCCCCATCAGATGCGGATCGATGCCCTGATAGCTTTCCCGGTCATGCAGCAGCGCCGCCACGTGCACCCCGGATTCATGGGTGAACACCTGCTCTCCCACCAGCGGTTGTTGCATATCGATCGGGCGCTGCGCCGCGTTCGCCACCCGCTGACACAACGCGGGCAGGCGCTCGAAACGGATGCCGCTTGAGCGCCCGAGACAGCGTTGCAACCCCAGCGCCACCGATTCCAGCGCCGCGTTGCCCGCCCGCTCGCCCAGTCCCAGCACGGTAGTGTTGACGTGGGTGGCTCCCGCCCGTACCGCCGCCAGCGTGTTGGCGGTCGCCAGCCCCAGATCGTTATGGGCGTGCATCTCGATCTCGCCGGGCCAGCACTGGCGCAACGCCTGAATGCGATCGTAAGTGGCGAACGGGTCCAGCAACCCCAGCGTATCGGCGAAGCGCAGCCGTTGCGCACCCGCCGCCTGCGCCGTCTGCGCCAGTTGACGCAGGGTGTCGTCGCCGGCGCGCGAGGCGTCTTCACAGCCGATGCTCACCCGCAGCCCGCACTGACGCGCCAGCGCAATCAACGCCGCCAGCCGGGGCAGCAGCGCGGAAAGCGGCTGACGCAGTTTCTGCTGCCGCAGCCGATCGGACGACGGCACCGAAATATCGACCCAGTCCATGCCCAGATCGGCGCTCTGATGGATTTCGTCTTCATTCATCCGGCACCAGGCCATCATCACGATGCCCGGCAGCCGCCGTCTGACCAGCGCCATACGTGAGCGCTCTTCCGGCCCCATCGCCGGGGTGCCGACCTCCAGCGCCGGCACGCCCGCCTCCGCCAGCGCCTCGGCAATCGCCAGTTTTTCACTGGCGCAAAACGCCACCCCAGGGCTCTGCTCGCCGTCGCGCAGGGTGGTGTCGTTGATGATCACCTGCTCCATCGCCCGTTCCCCTTAGCCGTAGGTCGGCGCGAACGCCGTCCCGGCCAGCGCCGCCGGTTTGTCCTGCTGCCAGTAAGGCGACAGCGTTCTTAGCCGGGCGATAATCGGCGGCAATTGCTCAATCACGTAGTCGATCTCCTTTTCACGGGTATAGCGCGACAGCGAGAAACGGATGCTGCCGTGAGCGGCGGTGTAGGGAATGTCCATCGCCCGCATCACGTGCGACGGCTCCAGCGAGCCGGACGTGCAGGCGCTGCCGCTGGAAGCGGCGATGCCGACATGGTTCATCAGCAACAGAATCGCCTCCCCTTCGATGAATTCGAACGCCATATTGAGGGTGTTGGGGGTACGCGGTTGCCCGTCGCCCATCACCATTACGCTGGGAATGCGCCGCACCAGTTCATGCTGCAAGGTATCGCGCAGCGGTGCCACCGCCGCCGTCATCATCGGCAAGTGCACTTCCGCCAGTTCGCAGGCGCTGCCCATGCCGACAATCCCGGCGATATTTTCCGTGCCGGCACGCCGGCCGCGCTCCTGATGCCCGCCGCGCAGCAGCGGGCGAAAACGGGTGTTACGACGCAGATACAGGCAACCGACCCCTTTTGGGCCGTGAATCTTGTGCGCCGAACAGGAGAGCATGTCGATATCGGTGGTGGACAGCACCATCGGGATTTTGCCCACCGCCTGCACCGCGTCGCAGTGAAACAACACGCCGTGTTCATGCGCCAGCGCCGCCATCTCCGGCACCGGGAACTGCACCCCGGTTTCATTGTTGGCCCACATCACGCTGACCAGCGCGACGCGATCGCTCAGCAAGCGGCGGTACTCCGCCAGATCCAGCGCGCCCTGCGGCGACACCGCCAGCCGGTGAATGGTATAGCCCTGCCGCGCCAGATGCTCGCACACCTCCAGCGTGGCCGGGTGCTCCACCGCGGTGGTGATGATTTCGCGCCGTTCCGGCGCCAGATTCACCGCGGAGTAAATCGCGGTAGAGGTGGCTTCGGTGGCGCAGGAGGTAAACAGGATCTCGCTGTCATAACGCGCCCCCAGCAGGCTGGCTACCTGCTGGCGCGCCCGCTCCAGCGCGCCGCGGCACGGTGTGCCGAAATCGTGAATCGACGACGGGTTGCCGTAGTGTTCGGTCAGAAACGGCAGCATCGCCTCCAGCACCATCGGGTCAAGCCGGGTGGTGGCGTTGTTGTCCAGATAGATTTTTTTGTCTGAACCACTTTTTTTGTCCGGATACACGTTGTTCATGGTTTTTTCCTCATGCCTGTCTGCCTGACGACCACTTACGCCGCCACCACGTCCATATACTGCCCGGTGCGCTCCACCAGCTTCTGCTGCAGCCAGGCCAGCGTCATGTCGGTCATCATGCAGCCGTTGCAACTGCCGGACAGGCTCACCGTGACCTGACGCTCGCTGACATTCACCAGTGACATATCGCCGCCGTCGGCCTGAATATGCGGCCGCAGCTCCGCCACCGCCTCCGCCACCTGTTGCCAGCGCGCATCCTTCACCACTATCGCCGCCGCAGCCGGCGTCGCCTCGTGCTCGCTCAGGATCTGCGCCAGCGCCAGCTCGATCTTTTCATGGCAGGCGCTGCAACCGCCGCCCGCTTTGGTGTAGTTGATCACTTCCTGCAACGTCGTCAGGCCGTTAGCCACCACCGCGCGGCGGATCTGCCCTTCATCCACCGCAAAGCATTTGCAGATCAGCGCCCCTTCCTCGTGATCGTCTTCCAGCGTTTCGCCGCGGTAGTTGGCGATCGCCACCCGCAACGCTTCCTGACCCATCACCGAGCAATGCATTTTTTCCGGCGGCAGACCGTCGAGATAATCGGCGATCTGTTGGTTGGTTACCTGTTCCGCTTCCCGCAGGGTGCGGCCGATGATCAGCTCCGTCAGCGCCGAAGACGACGCGATGGCGCTGCCGCAGCCGAACGTCTGAAACCCGGCGTCGAGGATGGTTTCGCTGTCCGGGTCGACGCGCAGCATCAACCGTAGGGCATCGCCGCAGCTGAGCGAACCGACATCGCCCACGGCGTTGGCTTCCGCCACCACCCTGGCGTTGCGGGGATTAAAAAAATGGTCTTTCACTTTCTCGGAATAGTTCCACATCTGCTCTGCTCCCTACTGAATGGGTGAAAACGCCGGGCACCCAGCCGCCCGGCGCTCACGCGCGTTGCATGGTCTGAGTAAGCAGAGTCAGAGCAAATGTGATGCCAGTCACAGAAATAAATGCAGATCAACGAGATAGCCGCGACGGCCGCTAAAAAAACCACCACGAATGTCGCGGTTTATGTCGGGTTTGTCAGAGAGGTGACATTAATCAAAGGCTATCCTTCCAGTGCGAAAGCCTGACCGCAGGGAAATAGATTCTCACTTGGGGTGCTATTAAATAGCTTTTCCGCTTTTAGTTGGATCATAAAGAGAGTTTGCACAACACTTAACGCATACTGCATGAATGTGTATTCGATCTGAAAAATTATTTAACCATTTTAATTTTCAAATATCTTATTTATGATATAAAATCATAAGGTTATAGGGCAGAGGGAAAATGGATTTTTTCATAAGGAGATGATATGAATGCTATTGAGTCATCCGTTGGCCTTGGCGGTATAAATAGGAAAAACGATGTTACTATCGTGCAACAGTTATTGAGGAACAGTGGCTTTCCATATTTACGCGTGGATGGAATTTGCGGGAGAAACACAAAAAGAGCAATTATTGCTTATCAAAAGTACTTCCACTTCTCTCCTTATGGCATTATAGAACCCGGCGGAAAAACCATTGAAAACCTTACATCAACTTCGCATACAGATTCTTTACCTAATCCTCATGGAGCGACAGGAATAAACCCCAGAGGTGAAAGAAAAAGAGCATCCCTCATGTCCCCCAGCTCTCAATGCATTTATTTAATGAAGCAATATGAAAAACTGAAAACTAAGCCTTATGATGATCAGACTGGAAGGGAAACAACATTTTGGAAAGTAGGCGCCACAATAGGTTATGGGCATTTAATTAGTGAGAATGAATTTGAACGATATAAGCAAGGAATAGCTCTTTCTGAAGCAGACACGTTATTCGCCCAAGATATTAGCAGATTCATACTAGCGGTTAGAAACTTTGTTAAAGTGGATATCACTCAAAATGAATTTGATGCACTCGTCATGCTATCTTTTAATATTGGAATAAAGGATAGACAGAGACACAGAGGATTATATTACTCAACCGTCTTAAAAATCATAAATGGTGAATCGTCAGAAAACATAGATAACGCATGGATGAGATATACAATATCTCAGGGGCACCAAATGCGGGGGTTAGTTAACAGAAGAAGAAGTGAACTAAATGTATATCACAAAGGTAATTATATAAAATTATGAAGAAAATAATCACATCAATAATTGCAATTATGATTATTTCATTCAATGCATTCTCTAAAGAAGAGAATCCCGCCCTCCCTTTTTTCGAAGGAGAAACATATAATATTTATTTATCCTATGGTAAGTGTTCTCGACATGACATCGAATGCAGCGATATAACATATCATTCAATTAATAAAAAGAATAAAAGCGAGTTAAATATAAAAGGAAAAACATTAAATGTAGGGCCATCAAAAGACTTCAGAGGGTATATATTTAAAAATGGCTCATACACTTATACACTCACCCCTTCTCCAGAAGCAGATAATTATGATGACAGCATCTGGTTCCTGGATGTCTATAAAACAACAGACAATGGTGACAAATCTATTTTCAGAGAAAAAGGAAGGGTATCTGATTAGTAAAATAAAAAGAATAATTAGCCTACAGTAAAAGCCTGTAACAACAGGCTTTTACAAGATAAAAAATCAATTTAATATGAATTAAAATTGATTATCATTCCATATACTATATCCTGATGTGCCTGCGGTTTTATGGGTCCATTCTATAGTGTTATACCGGAGCATGATAACTTCATATGGTAGAGAATCACTATCATTTAACGAATGCGGATAAGTTGCTGATACTTCAACAATTCTGGCATCAGTAAGTTTTAATTCATAAAAAACCTCTAGTTGTCCAGCCAGGTTTGTCCGATAAAAGAAAAAAGTAAGCAGTAAGTGATTCATTTGATGTAACAGAAACACCAAGCAAAGGAGAGGAGAGGATTTATCTATCGGTTTAATCAGCTGTATAGGATGATGGGCTATATTCTCCTCTCGGGTTATCGTATGGTTTAACCCCAACACCTGTATTTGGTCTTCATGCCCTTTCTGATAACGATTTCCAATAGAATCAAATGTTGAGCACCCCGAAGAAATTAGCCCCTGCTGATTACCTTCCAGAGTCAGATAAATAATATGTGACATTGATTACCATCCTTGTGAAAATAATATAATCGCACCATATTAATAGTGTTCATGGATAGTACATCAAAAAAATTCAAAAAATAAATTAAATTAGCAAATAAGTATATAATCTCTTGGATAGTTTCCTATGGGTATACTGCATTCATTACTTAAATAACGGCGATCAATTATATCAAGTGAGATTATAACTGCTGGCGTCGTTATAGGACTTGCTGCTGCCCTAACCCGGAACAATTTTAAAACCAGAGCCTCGATTAAGGATGCGCCTATTTTTCGTGGGTAAAATCAAATTCACCGGCTAACCATGACAAGCAAAACTATGTTTTCTTTTTCAAAAACACGCCAACCAGGTACGTTACGGCAAAAGATAAAACGGACGATATCAGTACCTTGATAACCAATACTGAAAAATAGAAATCATCCATCGCTTCTTCGCCATCGCCGCTGATAGTCAGGTGGCTCATAACAAAATCCCTTAATGCCTGTTCAGGCAGGATAGATGCGAACAAGAAGAGCAAAATAAGAAAATAAATTATATTTTTCATAAAATTACGCAAAAATTCCAACACAACGCCAGTCGGTCGCGTTTCGAACAGCGCAACGCCCTGGCCTCAGGGACAAGGCTCATGACGAGCCTTGTCACGCGGCAACCCCAGAAGCTTACATAACCCTCACTCACAACACATCATCCTCCTCGCTCCACTGCTGTTCGGCGATCAACCGATCGAAACGATCAGGGTCGCGCTGGCGGCGGGCAACGCGCTGATCGTCGTCGTGCCAGCACTGTTGAATTTGTTGTAGCAGTTGGGCGATCGGCGTGTCGGCCGGTACGCGCACCGCCCGCACCCCCACCTGCAGCAACTGGCGGAACACGGCGTCGCCAATCGCCACGCAATACAGCGTGACGCAATCTTCCAGTGCGTCGATGCGACAGGTGAGTTTGTCCTCCTGATGGCCGTAGCGCACGTTGAAATCCACCACTTTCAGCAGCGTGACCTGATCTTCCTTTACGCCGTAAACCACCAGCCGGGGCGTGGCGCCAAAGTGCTGATCGACATGGTGATAGTCAGAACTGGCGAACGCCACCTTCATGGACCACACGCCCGCGCTGATGGCGCTGAGATGCCGGTTAATATGCTGCATGGTCCGCCTCCTGACGCCGCTGCGGCGCAAACTGCTGCTTGAGCGGCGAGTGGTAAACCGGCTGGTGATGATGGCGCGCCAGCATCAGGTTCGCCAGTTCAAACAGGGTGTCGCGCATACCGGCATAGCCCTGACGCGGCCGGCGGAATTCGCCGATCTTATCGAAGACAGGAAATCCGGCGCGGATCAGCGGGATGCCAAACTGCTCCGCCAGATCGGCGGCATGGGAATTGGACACCAGCATGTCGGCCGGGCTGTCGCACAGCTGATCCTGCAAATCCTCCAGATCGCCGATCAGCACCTGCTCCACCGGCAACGCCGCCAGGCTTGGCTGGTTGACCGGCGCCACCACCGGCCCCGGCGTTATCCCCTGGCTGATCGCAAAGTCGCACCAGCCCGCCAGTAGATCGCCCTCCGCCGCCAGCGCCATGCGCTGCCCTTGCAGCCACATGTGGCAGTCGATCATCGCGTCCTGCAACTGGCCGCGCTGGCGATCGATCCACGCCGGTACGTCGCGTCCGGCCAGCTGTTGCAGATGCCGGATGAAGCAGTCCATGTTCTCCAGCGTCATCAAATGCGGCAGGCTGAGCGACTGGCCGCGGCTGCGCATCGCCAGTAAGCTGGCGGCGCGGTTCAGCGACACGCCGATGGCGACGGTGCTCAGGCTTTGCCCCATCTGCTCGATGCCGCGCAACGGCGTACCGCCCTGCGTCACCGCCTGAAAATCGCCGCCGGCGAGATGCCCGTCCAGCGACTGCGAGAGATCCGGCAGGATCACCGGTTGCAGCCCGAACGCTTCAACGTAGCTGCGGATCAGCTCGACATCGCCGGGATTGAGCAGATGGCTCAGCAGCAGATTGACGCGCCGGTTGCGCATCCCCACCGGCGGTTTGTCCGGCACCCACTGCTGGATCACGCTCTCCACCACCGCGCTGAAGCCATTCTCCAGCGATCCGTAAAAGTCCGGCGTGTTGACCGTCAGGATCGCCACCGATTTAAAGCGCGGATAGTCGTCGCGGAACTGCCGCACCGCACGCGCCATGTCGCTGCCCTGCGCCTCGGACAACCCGGTGCTGACCAGCACGATCGCCTTTGGCGTATTGCGCTGGCACAGCGTGGCGAGCGCGGTGAAGATATTGTCGTCCGCCCCCATGATGGTGGTGGTCGGGTCCATCGCGGTGGACTGCAACGGGATCGGCTCGTGAAAATGCTGGATGAAAAACACCTTGGCGAAGGCGCTGCAACCCTGCGCGCCATGCACCAGCGGAATGCTGTGCTCGATTCCCTGAGCGGCCAGAATCGCCCCCAGCGGTTGCCCGCTTTTAATCGGGCTGGTCGCCAGCGGTTTTTTATTGCGAATCACCTGTGCCATCGGCTACTCCTTAGTGCCACGGGGCCCGTTGATGGGTTTGCCGCCAGATAGGGCTGTCCAGCGTCAGGCACAGCTGCTGCGCCAGCGCCACCAGCCCGCGATACCCGGCGAACGCGTGCTCGCGCTCCTGATTGATGTCCAGAAACGGCAGCCGCGCCTTGTACGCGGTGTACATGTTGCGCCCGCCGGCGATCATCATGTCCGCGCCGTAGCGATAGACCACATCCAGCAACGTGCGGGCGTTGCCCTCTTCCAGCA
The DNA window shown above is from Dickeya dadantii NCPPB 898 and carries:
- a CDS encoding NifB/NifX family molybdenum-iron cluster-binding protein, which gives rise to MQHINRHLSAISAGVWSMKVAFASSDYHHVDQHFGATPRLVVYGVKEDQVTLLKVVDFNVRYGHQEDKLTCRIDALEDCVTLYCVAIGDAVFRQLLQVGVRAVRVPADTPIAQLLQQIQQCWHDDDQRVARRQRDPDRFDRLIAEQQWSEEDDVL
- the nifV gene encoding homocitrate synthase, which translates into the protein MEQVIINDTTLRDGEQSPGVAFCASEKLAIAEALAEAGVPALEVGTPAMGPEERSRMALVRRRLPGIVMMAWCRMNEDEIHQSADLGMDWVDISVPSSDRLRQQKLRQPLSALLPRLAALIALARQCGLRVSIGCEDASRAGDDTLRQLAQTAQAAGAQRLRFADTLGLLDPFATYDRIQALRQCWPGEIEMHAHNDLGLATANTLAAVRAGATHVNTTVLGLGERAGNAALESVALGLQRCLGRSSGIRFERLPALCQRVANAAQRPIDMQQPLVGEQVFTHESGVHVAALLHDRESYQGIDPHLMGREFRLVLGKHSGRQAVGGVFARLGYGLEAQQVDALLDAVRLFAESSKRNPRDSELRQIYQDLFGDERALRCQGG
- a CDS encoding methylated-DNA--[protein]-cysteine S-methyltransferase, whose protein sequence is MQWKKHSVEKHVEEEHSVKKQTVETRFVEEHPVKMATQQLDCPNGFPWRYADVTAADGCVTSVLFSNEKKTARPDTVTQTCCRQLQEYFAGQRTTFDLPLHQDATPFRRQVYARLLDIGYGVTRSYQHVAIAVGNPKGSRAVGMASSKNQISIIVPCHRVIATSGALTGYAGGLATKQWLLAHERRHAVKTAAASATTVAAADADAVSAGNRPL
- a CDS encoding glycoside hydrolase family protein, which produces MNAIESSVGLGGINRKNDVTIVQQLLRNSGFPYLRVDGICGRNTKRAIIAYQKYFHFSPYGIIEPGGKTIENLTSTSHTDSLPNPHGATGINPRGERKRASLMSPSSQCIYLMKQYEKLKTKPYDDQTGRETTFWKVGATIGYGHLISENEFERYKQGIALSEADTLFAQDISRFILAVRNFVKVDITQNEFDALVMLSFNIGIKDRQRHRGLYYSTVLKIINGESSENIDNAWMRYTISQGHQMRGLVNRRRSELNVYHKGNYIKL
- a CDS encoding nitrogen fixation protein NifZ, with translation MTPKFECGDAVRVVRALRNDGTFVGRARGELLVRRGSVGYVREWGVFLQDQIIYQVHFLDRDRVVGCRESELIDADRPWLAGDFQYGDRVRCVQPLAIGGDIVAAAGLQGEVLATAQGERCDSCIVLFGERQFQVPVSALYNLEVAE
- a CDS encoding DNA-3-methyladenine glycosylase 2 family protein codes for the protein MNDTVLTIWQQARISRDPRFDGTFFVAVKSTGIFCRPICPASLPLEKNVVYYRTRTEAIQAGFRPCLRCKPEYAPRFAELDRKQLLPVRIAAAIDSGEHLLSKVEQIADAHFLSSRYLNRLFREHYGCSVKEYQNIAKIFFAKKLFQSSSLSITDIAASCGFSGLSGFYQLIDKYLKTTPKRMMLSPSDSRNKTEHIRLRLPVGGRYHWDYFLAFQSRRLIDGVEWIEGATYGRRFSLNGERGSFQIRPATGGFDVTIALSRLTLLSQVLERIRNLFDLNVNIEAVEDQLRRAYPTLPIVPGIRIPGVFSPFEAALRAVCGQQVSVSAATTLLNQLVSLCAIEEDGQRYFPTPDRITPEVVGQLRTMQSKKATLVNIADWFCHHDLSEIDRLTEVKGVGRWTLDYLKLRSLNDPDIWLGGDLGIRNALRQLGDIDPQRAAPWKSYLTLHLWNTL
- a CDS encoding Hcp family type VI secretion system effector, coding for MSHIIYLTLEGNQQGLISSGCSTFDSIGNRYQKGHEDQIQVLGLNHTITREENIAHHPIQLIKPIDKSSPLLCLVFLLHQMNHLLLTFFFYRTNLAGQLEVFYELKLTDARIVEVSATYPHSLNDSDSLPYEVIMLRYNTIEWTHKTAGTSGYSIWNDNQF
- the nifS gene encoding cysteine desulfurase NifS, coding for MNNVYPDKKSGSDKKIYLDNNATTRLDPMVLEAMLPFLTEHYGNPSSIHDFGTPCRGALERARQQVASLLGARYDSEILFTSCATEATSTAIYSAVNLAPERREIITTAVEHPATLEVCEHLARQGYTIHRLAVSPQGALDLAEYRRLLSDRVALVSVMWANNETGVQFPVPEMAALAHEHGVLFHCDAVQAVGKIPMVLSTTDIDMLSCSAHKIHGPKGVGCLYLRRNTRFRPLLRGGHQERGRRAGTENIAGIVGMGSACELAEVHLPMMTAAVAPLRDTLQHELVRRIPSVMVMGDGQPRTPNTLNMAFEFIEGEAILLLMNHVGIAASSGSACTSGSLEPSHVMRAMDIPYTAAHGSIRFSLSRYTREKEIDYVIEQLPPIIARLRTLSPYWQQDKPAALAGTAFAPTYG
- a CDS encoding nitrogenase-stabilizing/protective protein NifW, with the translated sequence MEWFYRLPGVQALQGADAFFAFFEVPYDADRLSRCQVPVLREFRRRLMAAVPLRNALDDVQNADWQLARRLLAESYQQSVGGGRDDAEI
- the nifU gene encoding Fe-S cluster assembly protein NifU, whose product is MWNYSEKVKDHFFNPRNARVVAEANAVGDVGSLSCGDALRLMLRVDPDSETILDAGFQTFGCGSAIASSSALTELIIGRTLREAEQVTNQQIADYLDGLPPEKMHCSVMGQEALRVAIANYRGETLEDDHEEGALICKCFAVDEGQIRRAVVANGLTTLQEVINYTKAGGGCSACHEKIELALAQILSEHEATPAAAAIVVKDARWQQVAEAVAELRPHIQADGGDMSLVNVSERQVTVSLSGSCNGCMMTDMTLAWLQQKLVERTGQYMDVVAA
- the nifM gene encoding nitrogen fixation protein NifM, which produces MTGRESMTPPAWQRFSRLRLAQTRWHCLPEQLPEAELPRFERQLLRQLALEQAVAAAACQQSLTATSAQLQQVAQQLAQELVSAGFSADEQRAIVLHHSLMELQLASVGAQADEPQPAEVRRWYRQHADRFRRPEQRLTRHLLLTVDGNRPAVDQQVAGMLRQLRADPDGFASLAQRHSHCPTALEGGLMGWVSRGLLFPALERCLFALAVGELSEPVETELGLHLLRCEAIRPAVPLPEAEALVKAGDYLRLQRQHQQQRQWLQTLLPS